In one window of Lampris incognitus isolate fLamInc1 chromosome 3, fLamInc1.hap2, whole genome shotgun sequence DNA:
- the ttc22 gene encoding tetratricopeptide repeat protein 22 — protein sequence MESSSMEDIEALMEDLAYIPGHFHLDLHLNCEPVEPVELRRRDTHLKQDSLWAELEAEAGYTQYAVRNLLGFLAFHLDKLETAEEIFRGICKEDPGNLNAWANLGYVYDKLGRELEAGECVEKVSQLMGLEAGEAYQEESRFLAARCLAEQAYAHPYDVELEKGEDLRERLSAALTLYNRALDYGGELIPVEERRSWCFKMATIYIRLDDIVKTNADSEYSRLSHYNNGLRLLTETLKSEKTQYKALAWCYVGIMLERKEEFSTVPMSVHDCGYSGSDPLSCYGTAIELASNDAFILNLLAKVFFLLGKHEMATGICNMALNVLPDPDLNWQAYCTRAKISMMGYVKYLKRAKQGQGGIPDRKNLIEARKDLEKVLTIHPCLRTHLELAQVYYYMGVDALQESLLVDEAAVNNALVSLSRALQCELADSLPDLHVLRGRCLLLKGEEQNAADCFKRAIELERPGSGDTTALHCLLESLLSLFTQGGEPGSVITQLEEWVQRAEEMYTRDVVQVELRSLCRAHTTEVTELSRVLIGTGRLDLVRRLLETVQPKQLAKKRQLEKYFSL from the exons ATGGAgagtagcagcatggaggacattgAGGCTCTCATGGAGGATCTGGCATACATCCCGGGTCACTTCCACTTGGATCTCCACCTCAACTGTGAGCCTGTGGAGCCTGTGGAGCTGAGGCGCCGGGACACCCACCTGAAGCAGGACAGCCTATGGGCCGAGCTGGAGGCCGAGGCTGGATACACGCAGTACGCCGTGCGCAATCTTCTGGGTTTCCTCGCCTTCCACCTTGACAAACTGGAAACTGCTGAGGAAATATTCAG GGGCATTTGTAAAGAGGACCCTGGAAACCTGAATGCCTGGGCCAACCTGGGCTATGTTTATGATAAACTGGGGAGAGAGCTGGAGGCAGGGGAGTGTGTGGAGAAGGTGTCTCAACTCATGGGCTTGGAGGCTGGGGAGGCCTATCAGGAAGAGTCCAGGTTTCTAGCAGCCAGGTGCCTAGCAGAACAGGCCTATGCTCACCCCTACGACGTGGAGCTGGAAAAAGGGGAGGACCTGAGAGAGAGACTAAGTGCAGCATTGACACTGTACAACAGAGCTCTGGACTATGGAGGAGAGCTG ATACCAGTGGAGGAAAGAAGAAGCTGGTGTTTTAAAATGGCAACAATCTATATAAG GCTAGATGACATAGTAAAGACCAATGCAGACTCTGAATATTCCAGACTCTCTCACTACAATAATGGGTTGCGGCTTCTCACAGAAACACTAAAGTCAGAGAAGACACAATACAAAG CTCTAGCCTGGTGTTATGTTGGCATCATGTTAGAGAGGAAGGAGGAATTTTCCACTGTTCCCATGTCTGTACATGACTGTGGCTACTCAGGCTCTGACCCCTTGTCCTGCTATGGCACT GCCATAGAGCTAGCCAGTAATGATGCATTCATCCTGAATCTCCTGGCTAAAGTATTCTTTCTGCTGGGCAAACATGAGATGGCCACAGGGATCTGCAACATGGCTCTCAATGTGCTCCCAGATCCAGACCTCAACTGGCAGGCCTACTGCACACGGGCCAAG ATCAGCATGATGGGCTATGTAAAGTACCTGAAGAGGGCAAAACAGGGTCAGGGTGGAATCCCAGACAGAAAGAACCTGATCGAAGCAAGAAAAGACCTTGAAAAGGTCCTGACTATACATCCATGTCTACGCACTCACCTGGAACTGGCACAG GTGTATTACTACATGGGTGTGGACGCACTCCAGGAGAGCCTTTTGGTGGATGAGGCAGCAGTGAACAATGCCCTGGTGAGCCTGTCTCGGGCCCTGCAGTGTGAGCTTGCTGACAGCCTTCCAGACCTCCACGTGTTAAGGGGTCGCTGCCTTCTCCTGAAGGGTGAAGAGCAGAATGCAGCAGACTGTTTCAAACGGGCCATAGAGCTGGAGAGACCGGGGAGTGGAGACACAACGGCCCTGCACTGTCTCCTCGAGTCCCTACTGTCTTTGTTCACCCAGGGAGGCGAGCCTGGCTCTGTAATCACCCAGCTCGAGGAGTGGGTGCAAAGGGCGGAGGAGATGTACACCAGGGATGTGGTGCAGGTGGAGCTGAGGAGTCTGTGCCGTGCACACACCACGGAGGTCACAGAGTTATCGAGGGTTCTGATAGGCACAGGCAGGCTGGACCTTGTGAGAAGACTGCTGGAAACAGTCCAACCCAAACAGCTGGCTAAGAAGAGACAGCTGGAAAAGTATTTCTCGTTGTAA